GTTCTGCTAAAAGGAAGGTGGTTTTGCGTTGCAGGACTCTTCGGAGAAAATGTTGGCTGACACTTATGTATGGAGCGATGCACAGGATCCAGATCTATATGGAGAATGGGATTTTGAGGTGAGGGACTACAACATATTCATATTCTAGGCGATCATATTCAAAAATGCTGAACAGTAACAGCTATCACTTCCTCACTATCTAAAATTCTGGTGGAAACTCACTCTGCCTCTATACGATTAGCTCATGTAGCAAAATTCTCTTGAAAACAGAGACCAACCTCAGCAACAATTTTACTAGCATCTATTTCAAGATGAAACTACTTTTAAGGATCATGTTCTCATCTATCTGCTTCCATTACACCCACAGCCactcctgaaaaagaaaaaacacccACAGCCCAAAATGTGTTATTACATGCAGGCTTTAGTTTTCTAATTTCAAAGATTGTGTCTTCTCTGCAGGAGTGGAAGAGGCTGCATATGAAGGATTTCCTCGCGATGACTAATGGTTTCATGCACGGTCTCGAACAGCCTGAAGCGAAGACCCGGGTTGAGACCTACCAGTCATTCATCCAACAACAGGAACAGCCTGCATCGGAGACCCGTGAGAGTTGAGACCTGTTGTTCTGCTGGTCATTCTCAGAAGAAATTGTACTGGCAGTGCGCTGTACTATCTGTAATAAGTTGCTTACATGATTTGTGAATAAGATCTTTATAGGATCCCGTATAAAATTACACATATGAAATAAAATCTCATCGGAGAGATTTCTGTTGATCCTATGGCTGGTTCAGATGCATCGCTTTTAGCTGTTCCAAGTGTTGAGAATTTACTGCCAAATCAGGCAAATTCTTGGCTGGCTTCTGTGAATGGTTGGATGCTTTCTAATTtgtttgtgttcatgctaaactGTTGCTTCAGCCTGCAAGGAGTCAAGGATCATGTTGACTGTTGACCTACTATTGTCAACAGTCTGAGGTCTCAAGTTTTGTTGAGCAATCTGTGACGCGGCAATTTGAGCCCGACTGAATTTGACCGGGAAAAGGTTCTCCACTTAACAAACGTGCTAGATTTAAGTGATCTTCGTCGTGAAAACAGAAATCAAGGAAAGCATAGTTTATCACTTGTTAATTATTCACCAGTAATTGATCAACTTTTAAAGCTCTTTAGTTCGGTAAAATTTATGTGTCTTCTTAAAGATAATCTCTTCAATTTCCTTTAGTTCAGTGAAAATGTGTGTGTGATAGGAGTTTTCGTTCAATTCCTGAACAATGAACAGGATGTAACACTTGGAAACAGCACATGGTCAATGAAGAAATTCCTGTAGCGCACTGCGCACAAATTGAGATACGTGGAGATCTTTGGCAGTGGCATCAAAACAGCCGGAGCAGCAGTTTTTACTACAAGCATGCCTTTCTCGTAGTACATCATCTTTCACCTAAGGTAAGATTCATTTACCATCCCTACTTTCCATCCATGTGAGCGAACCTACACATATGAACAAAAGCACTACTAATCCATCGAGCCATTTGCTCTCCTGGATGTCAAGTGGCAACACATCTACACAACATTCTGCTGCTGCACGCCTTTCACCTACCACAGTTCAGGTGACGCCTACTTGGACCGGCAGCACAGAATGTATGGACCGGCAAGTTAGGTCATTCAAACTGGTCATATGAACCAGTAGAAGGGTTACCAGAGTTCTGATCGCAGCGAGCTCTCCAGGCATTCCCGCCGTCTGAGCTGCTGCAGGCCTGGTTAGGGAGAATGTTGTTCCCAAGATCACCATCCAAGCTCATCTGCTGCACTTCCTGAGGCGACAGGATCCTAATGCACCTCACACAGTTGACAAATTCCCTGCATGATAGGCAATAGCGATGTTAGGACAAAACATGGGTATGCCATAGTAAGTAATCAGAATGCGTTTATGGCTGTTCACATTTTCATCCATAATTTACTACCAATTTTGTAACCAGTTGCAAGAACAAACACAACATGTTTACAAGTTAATCATTATTACTACCAATTTTGTACAAACACCTAAACTAGATGCTTCAGATAgcggatttttttaaaaaaaactagatgAACTTACTCCCATGGGTCATCACCAAGAAGTAGGATGTCATCCTCATGGTCCTTGTAAACAAGTTTCCAGCCAATTCTCTGCTGTTCCTCAAGTTGCCCCTCAATACTGAACATGCGAGCCAGAGCATGCTTCAACTCATCGTATCCAGAATAATGACTAATGTCAATGGACCGGCCTACAGCTCCACGTTTATACACCTACAAGAACTTCTAGGTTAGGCATAAGAGGCAACATGAATATGCGAAAGCAGCGTATGCTTCAGTTTATAACAGTTCTAGCACAGAATACTAGTATTATGCTTGGCTAAAAATAATACCCAAAGTAACAGTTTAGCTTTAGGCAAAACAAACAGAGAAGTGCCAACCTTGGTAAATGTTCTCATCCTCTTCAGAGGAGCAGCAGGCGGCCAAGAAGTTCTGTTCAAGAAACCACCGTCATTCATACCAGAGTCAATTGAATTGAATGCCATATCCGATGCACCAAACGACTGTGAAACCATGGATGACGATATTTCTTGTTGACCATCCTTTGGAATCCTGTAGTTACCATCAATGTCTGTTGAAATATGATTCTGATACTTGGAAGCATCAATTCCATTTGACAAGAAGCCATCTGCTCCCATTGGAAAACCCAGCTGACCATCATTGTTTATTCCAAAAAGTGCATTATTACTTGGATCTGTACCCTGAATATCAGTCTCAGGAGGCGCATCTTTGAATATCTGCTGCTGATTGAAGTTAGACATGGGGAAACCTTGATGTAAAAGTCCATCCGCTTGGGAAAGCCACACTGAAGTTGCTGATGAAGCTGTTTCCAGATAGTCCGTCGGGGGTGCACTGTTCACCAAATTCTGTGGTATAGGCCCTGTATTTGGTAACTTTGAAGCCATCACACTTTGCTTGACATTAGAATTCAACTTCGGCAGTTCCTTAGTCGATCTCGGTATCCCCGTGACAGCTTCAAGGGAGCTTGGTATTGACATAGGAGCAGTAGACTGAGGCAACTTCTCATTGTTGATCATGCCGCATTGTTGGTTCCTTCCAAGAATTGGTTGCACAAGATGGTTACCATTAGCTGTTGATGGTGATGTTGAGCAAGAAGGGATTTCCTCGGTAAGTACAGAATGTGCTGCACCATTTGCCATCATAGGACTTCCAGCTGCTGAAATGGCATTGACTGATGTAGTTGGAGGAATTGCAGCATGTGATGTGTCAGTGAACCCAACATGCTTCTGTGGAACCTTCTGCTGTGGCTCTTGTTGCatggatggtggtggtggtggtgttgccTGTGATGGAACTTTGGTACTTTGTTGGGGCATCGTTTGTTGCTGGGAAAGCGATTGAGAGTTTgacagctgctgctgcatatcAAGAATCAACTTTTGCTGCTCTTGAATTAGCGGTAACTGTGCAAGAGTAACAGCTGGTTGTGATAGCAAagactgctgctgctgttgcaatTTCTGTAACAGTTGCAGTTGAAGCTGCTGATCAGACAAttgcagctgctgagctgccaGATTTGGCACTTGCGCAGCCATCTTATTTAGCTGTTGCTGattttgctgctgttgctgcaatTGCTGTTGCTGAAGcaaaagctgctgctgctgatgtagTAACttttgttgttgatgttgttgttgctgctgctgctgctgcggatGGGGCAGGAGTTGCGGCTGGCTGGCAGCTGGCTGCTGATTTTGAGTCATGGatggtggttgctgctgctgctgcatttgaTTCTGGACAAGGACCTGAGCCTGGACAAGATTGGTTTGAGATTGACTCAATGGAAGAAGTTGGTTCATGGACTGTTGTTGCCTCTGCAGATTGCTGGGATCGTGAGTCTGTTCTtgcagtttggtgcccatgccAAGCTGATTCAGTGGGAGTGTTGCCTTGGACAACTCATTGACCGGCTGCATTTGCTGAGGAAGTTTGGAAGAACTAAATTGAATACTGTTCTGTTGCAGAATCTGGTTCTGCAGGCATAACTGCCTTGAGAGATCAGCTGCACCAAGATTTTGCATGTTGGGGTTGCTTAGTGATCGTAGGTACTCAGACTGCATTGCCGTGTTTGCAAACGAGGAGTTCTGCTGCATGTTCATGTTCATCCACTGAACCAAGCTCAGACCAGGCATTATGGTGTTCTGTGTCTGCGGATCCTTTATGCATATCTCCTCACCGAGCCATGGCATCGCCCTCTTTAAGAGATTCTCCATTTCTGAGGACTCATCATCTGCAGTACACAGTGGGGATCATTCATTATGCATGCTATAACTTTAATAAAAACATTTTTATATATCAGAACTCAGaactacaatttttatatatcAGGACTCACAACTATTCTTCAATCTTAAACTCATAAAATATATACAGAATTCCATGAACAGCTCAGCTATAACCAAAGGAAGATTACCCAGCATCCAGTATTGGTTCCGTTTACTTGGCTAGTCTAGCTATATTGCAACCTCATAAGTATGTTTTACTTATAAATGTCTACTGTACGAAAGAATATGGTACATCTCTCCTAGTTTCATATGTTATTTGTTCTTAAGATGAGCTAAAAGCTTCAAGCTTCTTCATCACTAAATCTTGAAGACAGGCACAGTACCTTCATTAGAAAAGGGGTGCACCGATAATAATGGTATCACCAATTTATGACATATGATCATGTCAGAAACATAAACATAAAATATGCTACACATGACAATTGACATGATCCATAATCCCAGGGATGTAGTACCAGAAGCTTGATGAATAGTGTCCCTGATCTCACAAACTATCTAAGACACAAAAAGAAGCTCTGCCAAGTAACTAGTGCTAATGTAAGCACCAAAGCATACCTAATTGTCTGGGACGTTTTGAACCAAAAAATGGTGGAGGGCATATGAAAAATGGAGCAGCTACCGGTTCAATTTCCCAGATTGAAACCCTGTTCCGCCTTTCGCCTGCTGCAGACTCATCCCAGCCAACCTATTGAAAAAACACAATCTCCTTAGGTCACAAAAGAATCTCTGTACCAGCAACAGAAAAGGGGAAAAGGCTAATGCATAGGATGCGACAAAATTAACAAGGAAACCAACCTGTAAGTTGCGCCATTGTGAGTTTTTCCATCTTACTGGATCTAGATCACTTATGCCAGTTATTGTACCCATGTACCTGCAAAATGTCAACATAAGGGAATATGAACCCATCATTTTGTCAAAACAGCTAAATTTGGTCTCTAGTCGAACCACTTAACCATAAagagaaattggaaaaaaaatgaatagtCGAGAAACTTGAAGcagggaaagaagaaaattgAGCGACCGTATACCTTCTTGTGCCTAATTCCTCAGTTTCAAACATCATGCGAAAGCGCATTCCTAAAGATATTTGGTTACCATAGAGTGCCTTCTGATACTTAGCAAACGGTACAACAAACTCTGTAGGACTGGCCCTGAAAAATACAAGCTTTGAAGTTAAGATTTTGACAGAGACTGGGAATAAGCTCATGTATAGTAACTATTAGATATTAAGTCGAAATTCAGGGCTGACCTAGGATTATAAAATATGGTAAATGGGCTATTGTTCGCTGCAGCATGGGCTGCTGCAGCCAGAATTCCTATATGCATGCTGTCACTTGAAAGGACAGATGATGATATGTTAGTTGGCTGTCTGTTAGCACGCCTGATTCCTAGTAGCAGTTGCTGTTTTTCATCCCTAaaaaatataacaacaaacacAGAAAGAGGAACAATTAGTGTTGAATAAACCATGAACACCAGAAAAACGAGCTATGATCTCTGATGATCTTTTCTTAGAGCAAAATTCAAACATATATATTCGCAAGCTGTGCTGTACCTAACAAAAATGACAGAATCACCAGCAAATAATCTCTTGCCACTAACAAAAAGACTCCATCCAGTGGTAAGCAGATGTCTTTTTGGCTGACCTATTCATTCCAAAAGATGGGGATGGTTAAACATCATAAGTTTCTATGTGCACGAAAAAGATATGGTCATGTAAAAACATTCAtatgaaaatttatttttcaaatttgTGCACAAGAGCTACAATGCATAAGATGACAACTGTTAAGTGCATTTGCAAGTGAATGTGAGCATATTTAACCATAAGTATTTAACCAAGACAAAAAAATACACGTCAAGCTCCATTAAGGTATTCATAACATATTTTCAGGCCAAAAGATTTCCTTGATGCTGCATTTTTTACCTCGGTATATGTGACGGAATGTCCATGTGGCATCGTGTAGATCTCTGGCTTGTatctcttgggcaggtggttgCATGGAGAAATCCTAAAGAAGGATGTGAGTACATTAAATGCAACGATGAAGAAAATGCTCAAAATCATGTGGAAATCAAATCTTTGCGTACAAGGGGTGGAAATATCTTCTCAGCTGCTCGACGAGGCACGGAGAAGCCTCCATGAGTGCTTGTGTCACTTGCAGTCAGTGTCTTACAGAAGAACTCTGTTTGAGGCCTTGGTTGTTTCAGAGCTAATTCTGATAGTTGCAATGCCTCCTTTCCATACTGATCATCATTCGCAATCAATTTGACATAGAAAGAGCTTGGTCAATATACCTGAACAAATAGGGAAATGAAGGGGAAAAATTGTATGGCAAACCAGGCATGGCACTGGATGCTTACTGAAGTAACTGGCTGGAGAGTCATTTGCGCATACACTTCATCTGTTTCTGGATCCGCCTATGAAACCCCCAAAATAATTCCTTTTAGCATAAATGATCGAGCAGAAGACAATAAAATGGGGCACAGCTGCATATTACATGTAAAGTGACGTTATGCAGAAGGCAAATCAACTTTGATGGAAGGTTTGGGTAGCTTGGAACATGTCCATCAACATCCTTTTGCATAGAAGCAGCAACCTGCAATAAGAAACAAGTATAAATCTGAGACTCCAAACAAATCAAGCACGGTCTGCGGACGAAAAAAGATGGAAAGATCTTTTGATGATGATTGCAGACATAATTTCCATTGCATTCCGAGCAACCAAGAATTGAAAAAAGTAcataagaaataaaaaaaacgcTGAGTAAGACGATTTAATCAGGTTGAAAATCTCTGAACATCAGTATCATGTAAAACAGGTACCACCTACAAGCCAATGAGAAAGCTGTGATGGGAAGTGGTTGGGATTTGACAGCACAAGACACAAGTAGATACATTGCATCAAATAGCTATTAAAACCACCATGTGCGAATGAACCCATCCACCAATCATAACTGAAAAGGTTCTATTTTCCTTCATTGAGCAGAAGGCAAAGAGAATCAAAATTGGGCACCTCCCAGTACTTGCATTCAGAAGGAGAATCATTTCCAAATCCAAACA
Above is a genomic segment from Setaria viridis chromosome 4, Setaria_viridis_v4.0, whole genome shotgun sequence containing:
- the LOC117853183 gene encoding auxin response factor 19 isoform X2, with the translated sequence MFGFGNDSPSECKYWEVAASMQKDVDGHVPSYPNLPSKLICLLHNVTLHADPETDEVYAQMTLQPVTSYGKEALQLSELALKQPRPQTEFFCKTLTASDTSTHGGFSVPRRAAEKIFPPLDFSMQPPAQEIQARDLHDATWTFRHIYRGQPKRHLLTTGWSLFVSGKRLFAGDSVIFVRDEKQQLLLGIRRANRQPTNISSSVLSSDSMHIGILAAAAHAAANNSPFTIFYNPRASPTEFVVPFAKYQKALYGNQISLGMRFRMMFETEELGTRRYMGTITGISDLDPVRWKNSQWRNLQVGWDESAAGERRNRVSIWEIEPVAAPFFICPPPFFGSKRPRQLDDESSEMENLLKRAMPWLGEEICIKDPQTQNTIMPGLSLVQWMNMNMQQNSSFANTAMQSEYLRSLSNPNMQNLGAADLSRQLCLQNQILQQNSIQFSSSKLPQQMQPVNELSKATLPLNQLGMGTKLQEQTHDPSNLQRQQQSMNQLLPLSQSQTNLVQAQVLVQNQMQQQQQPPSMTQNQQPAASQPQLLPHPQQQQQQQQHQQQKLLHQQQQLLLQQQQLQQQQQNQQQLNKMAAQVPNLAAQQLQLSDQQLQLQLLQKLQQQQQSLLSQPAVTLAQLPLIQEQQKLILDMQQQLSNSQSLSQQQTMPQQSTKVPSQATPPPPPSMQQEPQQKVPQKHVGFTDTSHAAIPPTTSVNAISAAGSPMMANGAAHSVLTEEIPSCSTSPSTANGNHLVQPILGRNQQCGMINNEKLPQSTAPMSIPSSLEAVTGIPRSTKELPKLNSNVKQSVMASKLPNTGPIPQNLVNSAPPTDYLETASSATSVWLSQADGLLHQGFPMSNFNQQQIFKDAPPETDIQGTDPSNNALFGINNDGQLGFPMGADGFLSNGIDASKYQNHISTDIDGNYRIPKDGQQEISSSMVSQSFGASDMAFNSIDSGMNDGGFLNRTSWPPAAPLKRMRTFTKVYKRGAVGRSIDISHYSGYDELKHALARMFSIEGQLEEQQRIGWKLVYKDHEDDILLLGDDPWEEFVNCVRCIRILSPQEVQQMSLDGDLGNNILPNQACSSSDGGNAWRARCDQNSGNPSTGSYDQFE
- the LOC117853183 gene encoding auxin response factor 19 isoform X1, with amino-acid sequence MIKQQQQPASSVGPQAAAVAAAAASGCEGEKKPPAINSELWHACAGPLVSLPPAGSLVVYFPQGHSEQVAASMQKDVDGHVPSYPNLPSKLICLLHNVTLHADPETDEVYAQMTLQPVTSYGKEALQLSELALKQPRPQTEFFCKTLTASDTSTHGGFSVPRRAAEKIFPPLDFSMQPPAQEIQARDLHDATWTFRHIYRGQPKRHLLTTGWSLFVSGKRLFAGDSVIFVRDEKQQLLLGIRRANRQPTNISSSVLSSDSMHIGILAAAAHAAANNSPFTIFYNPRASPTEFVVPFAKYQKALYGNQISLGMRFRMMFETEELGTRRYMGTITGISDLDPVRWKNSQWRNLQVGWDESAAGERRNRVSIWEIEPVAAPFFICPPPFFGSKRPRQLDDESSEMENLLKRAMPWLGEEICIKDPQTQNTIMPGLSLVQWMNMNMQQNSSFANTAMQSEYLRSLSNPNMQNLGAADLSRQLCLQNQILQQNSIQFSSSKLPQQMQPVNELSKATLPLNQLGMGTKLQEQTHDPSNLQRQQQSMNQLLPLSQSQTNLVQAQVLVQNQMQQQQQPPSMTQNQQPAASQPQLLPHPQQQQQQQQHQQQKLLHQQQQLLLQQQQLQQQQQNQQQLNKMAAQVPNLAAQQLQLSDQQLQLQLLQKLQQQQQSLLSQPAVTLAQLPLIQEQQKLILDMQQQLSNSQSLSQQQTMPQQSTKVPSQATPPPPPSMQQEPQQKVPQKHVGFTDTSHAAIPPTTSVNAISAAGSPMMANGAAHSVLTEEIPSCSTSPSTANGNHLVQPILGRNQQCGMINNEKLPQSTAPMSIPSSLEAVTGIPRSTKELPKLNSNVKQSVMASKLPNTGPIPQNLVNSAPPTDYLETASSATSVWLSQADGLLHQGFPMSNFNQQQIFKDAPPETDIQGTDPSNNALFGINNDGQLGFPMGADGFLSNGIDASKYQNHISTDIDGNYRIPKDGQQEISSSMVSQSFGASDMAFNSIDSGMNDGGFLNRTSWPPAAPLKRMRTFTKVYKRGAVGRSIDISHYSGYDELKHALARMFSIEGQLEEQQRIGWKLVYKDHEDDILLLGDDPWEEFVNCVRCIRILSPQEVQQMSLDGDLGNNILPNQACSSSDGGNAWRARCDQNSGNPSTGSYDQFE